TATTTATCTTCTGCATTAGCCTGCTTCAGCTGGGACAGCAGGTTTGACAGCATACCACCCGGCACCTGATACAAAAGCGTATTTGTGTCTACATGCAGCACCTTCGTATTCAGCGTACCATCATCCTGCAGCTTCTGCGCTACCTTACGGAAATGCTCTGCTGCCTTGCTCATAGCCTCCAGATCAAGTCCTGTATCGCGGTCAGTTCCCTTTAAGGAAGCAACCAGCGATTCTGTAGTCGGCTGGGACGTACCATTTGCCATCGGAGACAGCGCTGTATCCACGATATCTACGCCAGCTTCTGCGGCCTTCAGGTAAATCATATCGCCCGTACCGGTCGTATTATGCGTATGAAGATGAATCGGAACACTCAGCTCGCTCTTCAGACGCTTTACCAGACTATATGCATCATAGGGCAGCAGCAGATTCGCCATATCTTTAATACAAATCGTATCGGCTCCCATCTCCTGCAGCTGACATGCCAGGCGCACAAAATATTCTTCATTATGCACTGGGCTTACCGTATAGCTGATGGTCGCCTCCACAATACCGCCGTACTGCTTTGTATATTTCATCGCTGCTTCCATATTGCGCGGATCGTTTAACGCATCAAAAATACGCACAACATCAATTCCGTTTTCAATGGACTTTTTGCAGAACTGCTCCACTACATCATCTGCATAATGCTTATAGCCAAGCAGGTTCTGTCCGCGCAGCAGCATCTGCAGTTTCGTTTTAGGCATCGCCTTGCGCAAAGCGCGAAGACGTTCCCACGGGTCTTCATTCAGAAAACGCATGCAAGAATCAAAGGTTGCTCCGCCCCAGCATTCAATGGACCAATAGCCCATATTATCCAGAAGCTCACAGGCCGGCAGCATATCCTCCAGGCGCATGCGAGTTGCAGCCTGCGATTGATGCGCGTCACGTAAAATCGTATCTGTAATTCTTAACGGATTCTTAGCCATAATATTCTCCCTTTATTCTTAACCGAACAATGCCAGTAGTACACCAGCTGCAATTGCAGAACCAATGACACCAGCTACGTTCGGGCCCATTGCATGCATCAGCAGGAAGTTGCCGGGCTTTTCTTTCTGACCAACCGTATTGGAAACACGAGCTGCCATGGGCACAGCGGACACACCGGCAGATCCGATCAGCGGATTTACCTTTTCTTTGCAGAACAGATTCATCAGCTTCGCCAGCAATACGCCGCCAGCAGTACCCACACCAAAAGCAACAACACCCATGATAATGATCTTAATGGTGCTCCAGCTCAGGAACACATCAGCTGTCGCCGTTGCGCCAACAGAAACGCCAAGGAAAATCGTCACGATATTCATCAGCTCATTCTGAGCCGTTTTAGACAAGCGCTCTACCATTCCGCTTTCTTTCATCAGATTACCCAACATCAAAGCGCCGATCAGCGGTGCCGCCGAAGGAACCAGCAGCGCCACAAAGACGGTAACCATAATCGGGAATACAATCTTCTCAATCTTCTTCACGGGACGCAGCTGCTTCATCTCGATCTGCCGTTCCTTCTTTGTCGTCAGAGCCTTCATAATCGGAGGCTGAATCACCGGCACAAGTGCCATATAAGAATAGGCAGCAACCGCAATCGGTCCCAGAAGGTCTGGTGCAAGCTGAGAGGTTACATAAATAGCTGTCGGGCCGTCGGCTCCGCCGATAATACCGATAGAACTTGCTTCAGCCGGCGTAAAGCCCATAGCGGAAGCGCCCAAATAGGTAAGGAAAATACCCAGCTGAGCAGCTGCTCCCAGCAGCAGACTCTTGGGATTTGCAATCAACGGGCCAAAGTCAGTCATAGCACCCACACCAAGGAAAATCAGCGAGGGATAGATACCCAGCTTCACGCCCAAATAAAGATAATCAATCAGACCAAAATTACCAACCTGATCCCAGTGAACATGTCCGCCCGAGAAAAACTCGGTGTGATACATGTTGGCGCCGGGCAAATTGGTGAGTAACATACCAAATGCAATAGGCAGCAGCAAAAGAGGCTCAAACCCTTTTTTAATGGCCAGATACATCAGCACAAATGCAATCAGCATCATCACAAAAACTTTAGGGTCGTCCATCAATCTGGAAAAGCCTGTCTGCTGCAGGAAATTTGTAATAGTTTCCATTTGACAGCTCCTTTACTTGTTTCTTATTTTCAGGGACAAATTATTCAATTACAACCAATACAGCGCCGCTCTCTACGGTAGCGCCCTTTTCTACCTGAACAGAAACAACTTTACCAGCTCTGGGAGCCATAATCTCATTTTCCATCTTCATTGCTTCCAGAATCAGAAGCACAGTACCCTCCTGAACAGAATCTCCTGCCGCTACGTTTACACTTAAAATGGTGCCGGGCATGGGGCTGGTGATCTTCTCTCCGCCGGCCGGTGCCGCTACAGGAGCCGCTGGTGCTGCAGCCGGTGCTGCCGGTGCTGCTGCCTTAGGTGCAAAATCCTCTCCATCCTTTAAAGCCTCTAACGTAATTTCATAGTCAGCGCCGTTTACATTTACACGATACTTTTTCATTTTGCATTCATCCTTTCAATTCTTAACTAGATTCTTTTAATTGAGTGAATTTGAATTTTCGAAATATCTGTTCCCAGATCTTCCGCAATCGCCGCCGATACGGCAGCTACCAATTCCGGGCGATTCGGGATTTCAGTCGGGGCAGCCACCGGAGCAGGTGATACTGCCGGAGCAGCTGCAGGCGCCGGCGTATCTTTTGTAATTGCACCAATAATCTTTCCCATCAGCACAACCAAAATGATGATGCAAATCAAGCCGACAAACACTGTACCCATACCCATAAGAACTACAAACGGTCCTGATAATTCTGGCATAAGGAATCCTCCTTTCGTCCAAAGTTTTATGATAATACCAGAGCTGACATTGTCAGAATTTTCTAAAATTCTTTCAAAAAGCCAACTCTAACGCATTGTATCAAATTATAAACTATCATACCACTTTTTAAAGGAGATTTCAATACGCATTTACACGAATCTCATAGTCTTTGAATTTTGCCGCGATGGATGCCTGTCACTCTGGCAAGCTGCTGAATACTGATCTCTTCTTCTTTCCTCATTCGTCTTAAAAAATTTCTTAGCTCCTCCTCTTCCAGCTCCGCCAAATCCGCAACTTGCATACTTGCAAGCTCTTGGCCAATCAGTTGTTTAGCCTCGTCATCACTGCGCCCATATTTTAAAGGGACTTCTTCTAAAAAACTGTCTTTATTTGTCTCTGCTTCCATATACGCTAAATATCCGCCGCTAAAATGCAGGCTATCCAGCAGCCGGCGGCTGTCAATAAAGCTGCCGCGCTCCCGATACAGCCGATCGCTGCTCCACAGATACGCCGCCGCTTCCTTTACCAGCCCCAGCCTCACCGGCTCCTGATGAATATAACGTACCGTCTCTAAGAGCTGCTGCTGCGACTCAATCGGCTCGCTCATATACCGCCCGCGAAAAAGCTCCCGTCCTGCCGGCCACTGCGGATGCTGTTTGCGGTACCAGTATACATAGCTGACTCCGACCCGGCGCATAAAATTAGAAACATCCTCTCCATTGGCTTCCTGCAGCACCATATGGGCATGATTCTCCAAAATGCAGTATGCATAAAGCTGCATCCCTGTCTTTTCTTTATACCGCAGCAGCGTTTCCAAATACAGCTCCTTATCCTCCTCCAAAGCAAACACGGCCTCCAGCCGCCGGCCCTGCACCACCACGTGATGCATTCCCTGTTCCCGTCTCTGTCTTGCTTCTCTTGGCATCTTGACCTCCGCCATTTATGCGCATAGCGCAAAAGATGCCCTTATTATAAAAAATGATCAGACGGCTTACCAGAACCTCATATGTAAAAAGATGTCGGAATTTGACATATTCCATCAAATTCCGACATTTTTTAATTTTCTTCTACTGCAAAAAGCGCTTCTGCAAATTCGCGTGCATCAAAGGGACGCAGATCCTCGATCCCCTCTCCTACGCCTACGTATTTAACCGGAATCCCCAGTTCATTCATAATTCCGATCACAACGCCGCCCTTAGCCGTTCCGTCCAGCTTTGTGAGAACGATTCCGGTAATAGGCGCTACCTCTGCAAACAGCTTGGCCTGACTAAGCGCATTTTGCCCTGTGGCGGCATCCAGCACCAATAAAACCTCTCGATGGGCCGTCGGAAATTCTCTTTCCAGAATACGCCCAAGCTTGCGCAGCTCTTCCATCAAATTTTTCTTATTGTGCAGCCGACCGGCCGTATCGCAGATGAGTACATCCGCCCATCTGGCATGCGTGATGTCTGCAGCATCATACACCACAGCCCCTGGATCGGAGCCCTCGGCATGGCAGACAATCTCTACGCCTGCACGATCTGCCCATACCTTGAGCTGATCAATGGCAGCCGCCCTGAAGGTATCTGCCGCCGCCAAGATCACATGGTGTCCATCCTGCTTTAGCT
This genomic interval from Lachnospiraceae bacterium contains the following:
- a CDS encoding OadG family protein — encoded protein: MPELSGPFVVLMGMGTVFVGLICIIILVVLMGKIIGAITKDTPAPAAAPAVSPAPVAAPTEIPNRPELVAAVSAAIAEDLGTDISKIQIHSIKRI
- a CDS encoding sodium ion-translocating decarboxylase subunit beta produces the protein METITNFLQQTGFSRLMDDPKVFVMMLIAFVLMYLAIKKGFEPLLLLPIAFGMLLTNLPGANMYHTEFFSGGHVHWDQVGNFGLIDYLYLGVKLGIYPSLIFLGVGAMTDFGPLIANPKSLLLGAAAQLGIFLTYLGASAMGFTPAEASSIGIIGGADGPTAIYVTSQLAPDLLGPIAVAAYSYMALVPVIQPPIMKALTTKKERQIEMKQLRPVKKIEKIVFPIMVTVFVALLVPSAAPLIGALMLGNLMKESGMVERLSKTAQNELMNIVTIFLGVSVGATATADVFLSWSTIKIIIMGVVAFGVGTAGGVLLAKLMNLFCKEKVNPLIGSAGVSAVPMAARVSNTVGQKEKPGNFLLMHAMGPNVAGVIGSAIAAGVLLALFG
- a CDS encoding biotin/lipoyl-binding protein, which produces MKKYRVNVNGADYEITLEALKDGEDFAPKAAAPAAPAAAPAAPVAAPAGGEKITSPMPGTILSVNVAAGDSVQEGTVLLILEAMKMENEIMAPRAGKVVSVQVEKGATVESGAVLVVIE
- the ftsY gene encoding signal recognition particle-docking protein FtsY, which encodes MGLFSALKKGLEKTRSSLISNIETVFGSYEEIDEDFYEELEESLILADMGMETAVQVVDNIRKKAKEQRLQKTEEVYELFKDEICRILETANPDIVVKGMTNVILVIGVNGAGKTTSIGKMAYQLKQDGHHVILAAADTFRAAAIDQLKVWADRAGVEIVCHAEGSDPGAVVYDAADITHARWADVLICDTAGRLHNKKNLMEELRKLGRILEREFPTAHREVLLVLDAATGQNALSQAKLFAEVAPITGIVLTKLDGTAKGGVVIGIMNELGIPVKYVGVGEGIEDLRPFDAREFAEALFAVEEN
- a CDS encoding oxaloacetate decarboxylase subunit alpha, with amino-acid sequence MAKNPLRITDTILRDAHQSQAATRMRLEDMLPACELLDNMGYWSIECWGGATFDSCMRFLNEDPWERLRALRKAMPKTKLQMLLRGQNLLGYKHYADDVVEQFCKKSIENGIDVVRIFDALNDPRNMEAAMKYTKQYGGIVEATISYTVSPVHNEEYFVRLACQLQEMGADTICIKDMANLLLPYDAYSLVKRLKSELSVPIHLHTHNTTGTGDMIYLKAAEAGVDIVDTALSPMANGTSQPTTESLVASLKGTDRDTGLDLEAMSKAAEHFRKVAQKLQDDGTLNTKVLHVDTNTLLYQVPGGMLSNLLSQLKQANAEDKYYDVLAEVPRVREDFGFPPLVTPTSQIVGSQAVLNVLAGERYKMITKESKALLRGEYGELPAPVNEDVRKKAIGDAEVITCRPADLLEPEMEKYKAELGDKAKQEEDVLSYALFPQVAPKFFEAREKGFAPEKPAEPEVRVLYVQDSGH